A window of the Pseudoliparis swirei isolate HS2019 ecotype Mariana Trench chromosome 13, NWPU_hadal_v1, whole genome shotgun sequence genome harbors these coding sequences:
- the dcun1d3 gene encoding DCN1-like protein 3, with the protein MGQCVTKCKNPTSSLGSKSGDSKSHHKKGGGGGHKEEPSGLCSKATSELSNGTKALEVTVEMPVIAAVMGETRKDERLDRDGLSMLRIDELFHCYKDGEEDAILEEGMEMFCNDLCVDPAEFRVLVLAWKFQAATMCKFTRKEFVEGCKAIQADSLEGICLRFPVMLLDAKGEENFKDLYRFTFQFGLDADEGQRSLQREIAIALWRLVFTQDSPSILEHWLDFLSENPSSIRGISRDTWNMFLNFTQAIGPNLSNYSEDEAWPSLFDTFVEWELERRKKEDEQALTEKEEEGRCTETECFPTTDRLETEGSCGSQTWGGH; encoded by the exons ATGGGTCAATGTGTCACCAAGTGTAAGAATCCGACGTCCTCACTCGGCAGCAAGAGTGGAGACTCCAAGTCCCACCACAAGAAAGGCGGTGGCGGGGGCCACAAAGAAGAACCCAGCGGTCTGTGTAGCAAAGCCACCAGCGAGCTGTCGAATGGCACAAAGGCCCTGGAGGTTACCGTGGAGATGCCCGTCATCGCTGCAGTAATGGGGGAAACTCGCAAGGACGAGCGTCTGGACAGAGACGGGCTGTCAATGCTACGCATCGACGAGCTGTTCCACTGCTACAAGGACGGAGAGGAGGATGCCATCTTGGAGGAAGGCATGGAGATGTTCTGTAACGACCTGTGTGTGGACCCGGCAGAGTTTCGTGTGCTTGTTCTCGCCTGGAAGTTTCAAGCAGCCACCATGTGCAAGTTTACAAG GAAGGAGTTTGTCGAAGGATGCAAGGCCATCCAGGCCGACAGCCTCGAGGGCATCTGCTTGCGTTTTCCCGTCATGCTGCTGGACGCCAAGGGCGAGGAGAACTTCAAGGACCTGTACCGCTTCACTTTCCAGTTTGGCCTGGACGCCGACGAGGGCCAACGCTCGCTGCAGCGCGAAATCGCAATCGCCCTGTGGCGCCTGGTGTTCACCCAGGACTCTCCTTCGATCCTGGAGCACTGGCTGGACTTCCTGTCAGAGAACCCCTCAAGTATTCGGGGCATTTCGAGGGACACGTGGAACATGTTCCTCAACTTCACCCAAGCTATCGGGCCTAACCTGAGCAACTACAGTGAGGATGAGGCCTGGCCCAGCCTCTTCGACACCTTCGTGGAGTGGGAGCTGGAGCGCAGGAAAAAGGAGGACGAACAGGCACTgacagaaaaggaggaagaggggaggtgtACTGAGACTGAGTGTTTTCCCACCACAGATAGACTTGAAACGGAGGGAAGCTGCGGCTCACAGACGTGGGGGGGTCACTGA